From the Sphingobacteruim zhuxiongii genome, the window TCGCTACTTAATTTATTGAAAAACCCTGGATCTCTGAACATCTCCGTGACATTAACAGTAACCTCTTCGATAAAGTATGTTTGAAAGCCCGGAACATTGACCAATGCATTTTTTAAATCAACGATATCCATGTTTTCCAATCCCATAATTCGCTGTATTCTGCGCTTTAGGGAAGAACGTGTATAACCAGAAAGATCGAAATCTGAGATATTCTTTAATAGAAAAATCAGGTCTTCAATTTCTGAGAAACTTATTTCGTAAGTGTTTTCTAACTTAGCCATACCTGCATTAATGATACTAACTTATCAATATCTATAGGTTTACTAACATAATCGCTAGCTCCTAGTTCTATTGATTTCTCTCGATCTCCCTTCATTGCTTTGGCTGTAACGGCTATTATTGGTAAATTGTTATTCTTTTTATCTTTTCGAATAAGTTGAATTGCCTCATAGCCATCCATCTCTGGCATCATAATATCCATTAAGACAATATCAATCTTATTTTCGGGATCACTAACTAATTGAACAGCTTCTCGACCATTATTAGCAATCTCTATCTGCATATTATATTGCTGAAGGGATGATGTTAACGCAAAAACATTTCGCATGTCATCATCCGCAATAAGTACACACTTGCCTTCTAAATTGCTCTTTCCGTAGCTGTTATGATTTCCAATTTTATCCATGTTTTTGACAGGATTGTAAGAGGACTCCGTCAGCTTATTCAAAAACAGATTTACCTCATCCGTCAGACGCGTATTGGACTTGCTGGATTTCAACACCATGGATTGTGTATGACGCATAATCCGTTCAGTCTGCTCGGTAGATAAATCGTATGCTGTATTTATGATTACGGGAAGTTTCTCGTATTTCTTATCGGACTTAATCTTATCTAACATCTCTAAGCCACTACCATCAGGTAATTTAATGTCCAATATGATACAATCGAAATTCTCTTCTTGCTCTAGCTTCTTCAATCCCGACTCAACGGTGAATGCTTGAATTACATTGATTTGTTGTTCGGCAAATGCTTTCTTTATTAAATCGCTTTGGAATTCTTGGTCCTCAATAAGCAATATCTTTTTAACACCTTTATTTAGGTTTAAATTAATGTTTTCAAAAGCAGATTGTATACTTGCCTCACTTACTGGCTTTGACATAAAGCCGATTGCTCCATCTTCTAAGAATTCCTTTTTATCAAAACTCGCCGCAGACATCATATGAATAGGAATGTGCTTAGTCTCTTCATCATTTTTCAACGTTTTTAAGACTTCCCAGCCGTCGGCAATTGGAAGCATAACATCGAGAATTATGGCATCTGGAAGTTTAGATTTCGCGAGTTGAATTCCCGTCTCTCCATCATAAGCTTGAAGGGCCGTAAAACCATAATTTTCAGAGAAGCTTTTTAGGATTTCAGAGAAGTTTACATCATCTTCAATTATTAGAATGACTCTTTCTGTCGATGATTCTTTGGTTTCTACAGAAGGTTCTTTCTTCAATTCTTCCGGTTTCACTGAAACTGGCGTTGGTAAATCTTTTACTGCAGTTACTTCTGGTATCGAAGAAAATGCTTCAGATTCAAATGTAGAAGCCGCTTCAAATGGAATAATGAGCGTAAACTTGCTGCCGACGTTTGGTTCACTTTCAAGCGTTATTCTACCACCTAGGAGAGATGCGATTTCTTTAGAGATGGAAAGTCCTAATCCTGTACCCCCGTATTTACGACTAGTAGAACCATCTTCTTGTCGGAATGCTTCGAAAATCAATGACTGTTTTTCTTTAGAGATTCCAATTCCAGAATCTGTCACCGTAAAGTTCAGGTTGTTTTGATTCAAATATATTTTGAGATTGACCTGTCCATTTTTCTCTGTAAACTTGAAGGCGTTCGAAAGGAAGTTTTTAGTGACTTGCTCAAGGCGGTATTCATCGGTGATAAACTCTGTAGGTGCTTCGGAAAGATCAATTTTGAAATCGATTTTCTTGTCGTCTGCAATTTCCTTAAACAGCGAATCGATATTATTTGCAAATTCTTTACTTAGAATCGTTTCTTTATTAAGGTCAACTTTTCCAGATTCTATTTTTGCTAGATCAAGTAATTCATTGATTAACTGTAATAAATCAGAACCTGCATTATAAATTACCGAGGAGTATTTAATTTGATCCTCTGATAAATTCTTTTGTTTGTTGTCTTGCAATAGTTTGGCAAGAATCAGAATACTATTTAGCGGTGTTCTTAATTCATGACTCATGTTGGCCATAAACTCAGATTTGTACTTACTCGCTTGCTCAACTTCCGCAATTTTCTGTTCTACAACTTGCTGCGCACTTTTCAAATCATTGTTTCGCGTTTCTAGTTCGGCGGCTTTAACATTCAGTTCTTTATTTGCCTGGGATAATTCTTCTTGCTGCACACGAAGTTCCTCTTCAGAAGCTTCCAATAAGTTGGTTTTATAAACTAACTCCTCATTGGTTATCCGTAATTCTTCCTGCTGAGCTTCTAATTCTTCAGTTTGTTGTTGTGTTTCGGTCAGTAGGTCTTCAACTAAGCTTTGATCCTGCCTTGACTTAATTGCCGATCCGATTGCTCTACCCGCACGTCCTAAGAAACTAAGGATCGTTTCTTCACGTTCAGATGGGAAAGAACCAAATACCTCAAGAACGCCAATGCAGTAGTCTTCAAAAACAATTGGGAAGAGAATCACCTTGGCAGGAAGCGAAGCGATAATGCCCGTGCTGAGCTTAACTTGGTCTAATTCGGTGATATCAAGAACCTTGGCTGTTTTCGTTTCTGCAACTGTACCTACCAAACCTTCGCCAATCAATAGTGTTTTTAACAGTTGTTTCGAATCTAAACCATAAGTATCTCTCAGCGTCAATTCGTACGAATCAATCTTACGTATATAAAAAGCGGACGCGTGACTTGCTAATACTTCACGAACAATCGTAAGCGAGTTGTTCGCAATTTGATGTTCCGAAAGATTGCCATTTACGGTATTATAAACCTTTGCAGAATTTTGAAGGACCCAATTCAGTTCTTCAAGTTGATCGGTAGTTTTTTGAAACTCTGCATTCAACTTTCGCTCTGCGGCTGTCGTTTTACTAAGATATAACGACAGCTTCATGATTTGGTAAATCACATAAAGGATGACCAACAAAGAAACTATTCCTGAAAGAAGGGTAATTGTTCGAGTAGACTCTAATTTGGCTAATTTCAAGTTTGTTTTTTCTGAACGGGTTGCAATAACCTCATTGGTCATTTGGTTGCTTGCATTGGTAATCATTTCTTGTTCATCGCTGAGATGATTAGAAATGGTGTCTAAATTTCTTTTTGCATTTAGATCACTCTTGTCAAGAATTGATTCACTGACCGACCGAATTGGTTCTACGCTTTTTGGTATAGAGTCAAATAAGGCATTAGTCGCCGCTAGCTTTTCTAAAGTTGAATTGATATTTGCTCTAGCTCTTTCTCGAGAATAAGCACTAATGTCTTGATTTAATGAATTGAATTTGGAGACACGTTGTATCTCTACTTCCCAATCCTGAATTAGATAGAACTTCTCTTGCGCGAGATCCATATACTCTTTCATTGCACCTGTATATTCCTTCTGCTTGGCAGTGAAATACCAATATGAAAAGATAATTACTAACGTCGCAACGATAATACTTACTATGGCTTGCAATCGGGTTGACTTGAGTTTAAACATGTCTAATGACATAATATTTTTATTAAAATGTTAATCGATAAGTACAATGTGTCTTATATTTTTCAGCAGAAATGGATTCCAAAACTGCTATCATTCGCTTGTTGAAATCGCCAATCCAATTCATTTGAATTTCAGTATATGCTTCTGAACCCAATTGTGCTATTGATTTGGCGAACATCAGAATCATTGCGCTTTCAACGCCTCTCCCTTGGTAGGACGGATGGACTCCGAATACCATTCCAACTATGGTTGAGGATTTTCTAAATGTTTTTCGATACAAAAATCGAATTTTTTGCCATATGTTTAAACTTCCATTTCGTAAAAATTTTACTAAGAGTTGATTTAGGTCGGGTAAATTGATAAAAAAACCAATCGGTTGTTGCTTATAATAAGCGAACCAAATAATCTTTTTGTCCATTACTGGGCTCATATGGGCAATTATTTCTGCTATTTCAGCTTCGCTGAGCGAGTTTACGCCGTCAAAATCTTTCCATGCAGCGTTATATACTTCCCTGAAATTATTAATTATTTCTTTTTTCGAGAGCAGGCTGATATCGGAAAAGCGATAGTTGGAATCATTAAGTACTCTGTTGGCACGTCGTAACATCGCTGGACTAAAATCAGTATTGATTTTACGACGATAGGTATATTGTTTGAATAATATATCGAAAGAAAAATTCTGAAATAGTTTTTGGTAATATGGCGGGTGGTAGAACATACCATAAACTGGAGGATAATATCCATCGATTAGTAGCCCCCACCATTGATCTCTTGTTCCAAAATTGATAGGTCCATCCATCTGTGCTATCCCTTTGGATAGGAGCCAATTCTTCGCCTGATTAAACAGCAGATTTGCTGCTTGTTGATTATCAATGCATTCGAAGAAGCCAAAGCCTCCAGTGTATTCTCCGATTTTGTCATCAAAATGATAAAATGCAGCAATCCTGCCAATAACACGATTATCCAATTCATATAAATTCCAACGAATACAATCGCCATTGGCAAAGAAAGGATTCTTTAATCGGTCAAAAACAGATTCAATGTCCTTGTTAAGTGGATGTATGTAATTAGCGTTCGCCTGGTTAATAAGGGCAGGTAATTCTAGGAATTGTTTTAAGCTTGTGGCGTTAACCACTTCCTTTAAATGCATCATCTAAAATCACGATATTTTGTTTAAATATAATTAATAATGCGGCATTATCGGTTAGCAAGCTTAAATAATCGTCTAATCTTCTGAATAAATTTTATATCTTTAGTAAATTGAAATTTTTATTAATCTACAATTAAATGGATCCAGCAATTCAACTTGTGCTCATCATTATCGGAGCCGTAATAGCGATATTCTTTCTTTTATATTTATTGCCTGTTAATCTTTGGTTTACAGCGCAATTATCCAATGTAAAAATTAGCTTATTGAACCTCGTATTAATGCGTTTAAGAAAAGTATCTCCCGCATTAGTAACCAATGCAATGATTACCTCAACTAAAGCCGGTTTAAAAATTACATCCAATGAGATAGAAACCCATTATCTAGCGGGTGGAAATGTGAATAAGGTCATTAAAGCACTAATCTCTGCTGATAAAGCTAATATTCCTCTAGACTTTAAGCTGGCAACAGCGATCGATTTAGCAGGTCGTGATGTATTTGATGCGGTACAATTATCGGTAAATCCACAGGTGATTAATACGCCTCCCGTTGCTGCAGTTGCTAAAGATGGTATTCAATTGATCGCTAAAGCGCGAGTAACCGTACGTGCTAATATCAATCAGTTAGTCGGTGGTGCGGGTGAGGAAACGATCCTAGCTCGTGTTGGTGAGGGTATTGTTACCACTATCGGTTCTGCAATGAATCATAAAGAAGTATTAGAAAATCCAGATAAGATTTCAAAGACAGTATTGTCAAAAGGATTAGATTCTGGAACCGCATTTGAAATTCTTTCGATCGATATTGCTGATATTGATATTGGCGAGAATGTTGGTGCGAAATTGCAAACCGATCAAGCTGAAGCTGACTTAAAAGTCGCTAATGCGCGTGCCGAAGAACGTCGTGCAATGGCAGTCGCAACCGAACAAGAAATGCGTGCAAAAGCACAAGAAGCAAAAGCAAAGGTGATTGAAGCGGAATCACAAGTTCCCTTGGCGATGGCTGAAGCTTTTAGAAATGGTAATTTGGGAATTATGGATTACTATAAAATGCAGAATATACAGGCTGATACAGATATGAGAACTTCAATCTCGAGACCAAATGGTCCGGAGAAAAAATAGTAGCCTGTTTCAAAAATAAAAGCATAGAAGGCTGTCTAATAAGACAGTCTTTTTTTTGTTTATAACCTACTCCCAAGACTAAATATTAATACAATTATTTCGGAAAACTAGTATGAAGAACGTATTGCAAATTTGCTGCAGTGCTTCAGTTAGGGTAAAAAATAAACCCTGACGATGGGCGCCAGGGTTTGATACTAACCAATTATAAACCTAAATTATGAAAAGACAAATTTTAACTAATAATTCTACTATTCCTTCGAATTATGATACAAAGGTAAAGCAAGAATTCATTTCTGCCAAGAGATTAGTAAAAAAAGTTTCCTTTGCAACTACTTTCTGACAATTCTCTGATTTATGTGTTTTAACAAATAATGTTTTGGCATTTTTTGATTAATCTTGCATAATAATAACTCTGAAACTTTCCCTAATTTTGGGAATAAATTAAAAATATGATCTTTCAAAAGTTCTCACAGATAAAAGTAGTTGTGCTCGATGTGGATGGTGTGCTGACAGACGGAACACTTCAAGTCACTGAATCAGGTGATCAATTAAGAACATTCTATGTCAAGGATGGGTATGCCATGCAGCTTGCTGAAAAGATGGGTTTGAATTTGTGGGTTATTTCCGGAGGGAAGTCCGAAGGAGTTAGGAAGCGACTACAAGGTTTGGGAATACAAGAAATTCATTTGGGCGTTAGTCAAAAGATGGATGTATTAAACGATCTGCTCGCGAAATATAACTTAACACCCGATCAACTTATGTATGTAGGCGATGATATGCCAGATTATGAAGTTATGCAAGTTGTAGGGATCGCGGCTTGCCCTGTTGATTCAGTTGAGGATATAAAGGCAATAGCACATTATATGTCACCATTTAAGGGGGGACACGGTGTTGTTAGGGATGTTCTAGAGAAGATCTTAAAAATACAGGGTAAATGGGGGATACAAACTCATATTAAAAGCGTTTAATGCTACAGGATAAATTAAAGGATATTTCGGTCATACTAGGGTCGAAGTCCCCCCGGAGGAAGGAATTGCTTTCTGCCATGGATATTTCGTTTGAAGTTGAGGTCATCGAAACGGACGAAAGCTTTGATACGACACTTGATTCTGTTTCAATAGTGAAATCGATTGCCGAAAACAAATTGTCGGCATTTGACAGCGAAGGCTATTTCGATCGATTAGTAATCTGTGCGGATACAGTTGTTGTTGATGATAAGGGGTCAGTATTGGGGAAACCAGCGAATCTTGCGGAAGCAAAATCAGTAATCAGCAGCCTCGCGGGTAAACCTCATACGGTATATACGGCAGTGGCTATCGCTTATAGAGATGTTTCGCTAAGTTTCGTCGAAGAAACTACCGTTTGGTTAAACCCGTTAACAGTAGAGGAAATTGATTACTATGTGGAGCGCTACAAGCCTTTAGATAAGGCCGGATCTTATGGCATCCAGGAATGGATAGGCAGGATAGGTATTAATAAGATTGTAGGGTCTTATGAGAATGTCATTGGACTACCTACAGCTCGATTACAGCAAGAGCTAAAGACAATATTTAAATAAAAAATGGGGCTTAAGCCCCATTTTTTATTTAATGTGATATCGAATTCCAGTATAGAACATTCGTCCAGTAATTGGTCCCCAAACCAAATTAGTGTCGAAATTTGTACCGAAAGGATCATTGTATGCTAATATTGGATCTTTCTGATAGAAATTCGTTAAGTTCTCTCCGCCAACATAGATATCAAAGTTTTTATTTTTTCCGAAGGTGCGACTAACTTGTGCGTTCATTGTGACATAGCCTTTAGATTGCGTAACGGCTTGGTAAGCATCCGGTTTAGATGCTGTGCTTGGCAATCGTTTTTTGCCTACTATATTCAGTGTGTAGTCGAAAGCCCATCCAGAATGTAAGTTATAAGCTAAATTTAAGAATCCACGATGCTTAGCATTCAACGGTTTTTCTAATCTTCCTACGTTGTAATCTGTTTGAACATCTAGGAGACGGTATGCCATGCGTGCTTCGAAATGTTGCAATGGCATAAATCGGAATTCAGCTTGAATACTATTGGAGAATGATTTGCCGTCTAAGTTGTAGAAGCTAACTTGGTATGGATCCTCGTAATCGATTACTACTTGATTTTGAAAACGATTGTGGAATAATTCAACCGATACGCCTGATTCTCTTCCAAATAGTTGGAAGTTTTGGTCGATGGTCAAGCCTGTGTTCCATGAAACCTCAGGTTTTAAACCGTAAGCATTTTCGCCATTGATCAATCCATTCATGTTACTAATTTGGCGTGAGGATGCGAATATTCCTAAATTCTCTGCAAAAATATTGGCCGTTCGTTGGCCTCTTCCTGAGCTAAGTCGCAAGGTTGTACCTAACGTTGGCTGATAGCGTAATACAGCTCTTGGCGTTGTAAACCAGCCGTAGAGATTGTTGTAATCTTGACGAATACCTAAAACCGCGTCGAACTTTTCAGTTGGGCTGTATGTGTATTCGGCAAAAACCCCAGTAGTTGTTTCTTGACGTCCAAAATTGTACCGATATTGTGTTTGTCCGGCTAAATATTTGGCCATATCTTCATCATATTTATCCATCTGAACAGACGCACCAACCTTGTATTTATGGGTAACAGAACCTAAAATGTCTTGAAACAACAAATTGGCATAGAGGGATTTTTGTTCGTTATCATATGCCTGTAATCCAAAGAAGCTTTCCTGCTTAAATCGAGAAGCGGAAAGTTGAAGACCGATGCTGCGGTGTTTATTTGTTGGAAATACATACCCCAGCTTACCGAAACCTTCAATACGTTGGTTTTTGAATCCAAGTCCGTAGACGTCAGTTCCGTACTTATCAGTTTTTTCGTCAAAGTCGATTTGCCCGCCAACGCGGTCGTCGTGAAGGAATTTTAACCCAAATTGGGCAATGATACCTTTACCATTTTCAAAATGCCATCGATTAATCCCTGAGAACAGATTTCCTACTGGCATATCGCGGAAACCATTATCACTAAAATTCATCGATTTATTATACATGAAATTGTCATGTAAAAGGAGGCCAACCGACCACTTTTCATTGATATGGTGAGAGGCATTTAAGTTGATGTCAGTCCGCCCCATATTGTTCGCATAAGCATTGAAAAATAGCTTGTCTGAATTATGGGGTTTCTTAAGTTCTACATTGATTTGCCCTGCCATATTTTCAAATCCATTAGCAACGGAACCGATTCCTTTACTAATATTGATGGTTTCTATCCAAGTTCCTGCAATCGAATTTAAACCCAAAGGCGCTGAAAAGCCACGAGGTCCAGGTAAATTTTCTACGGTAATTTGCGTATAAATTCCACTCAGACCTAACATTTGAATTTGTTTGCTTCCCGTTACAGCGTCACTGCTAACAACGTCAACGGAAGCTGTTGTGGTAAAGCTTTCGCTCAAATCACAACAAGCTGCTTTAAACAGTTCTTTTGCAGTTAGGGTTTCAATTCTGTTGGGAGTAAGCTTGGAAATGTAATTGGACTTCTGCTTTCTAGAGATAACGATCTCTTTTAACACATTGTTTTTCGCTTGAATAACAACAATCTCATGTAAGTTTTTAACCTCTACGGTATCACTCTGCATTCCTGCATGTGAAACAACGAGATGGCGAAATGGCTTTTTATGGGTGATTTTGAATACACCATTTTCGTTTGTCTTCACTTTCTTAGCAGGATCATCTGCCCAATAAACGGTTACTTCAGTTATAGGGTTAAGATCCCCCTTGTCATTTTCATTAACGACAACTCCTGTAACTTCATGATCATGGTCGTGATTATGTCCGCCATCATCATCGACATGTTGTGGTTCATCATGACCTTTACCTTCTGAAGTCTGGTATTGTGCGTGATCATGACCTTCATGATCATCTTCTTCAGCCCCTAAACGTTCGTAAAGACAGCATTCATGAAGTTCTTTGTACACATCGTCTGGTGCTTTAAACTCGCCGGCATCATGTCCAATGGCAGCGATTTGCTTTTGAATATGTGCTACTTTTACTTTAGTTGTGTCTAATTTTACTGTCGCGAGGTGACTGTTTATGCTCCATTCGATTGCTGATGCGCCGGCATCTTTTCCAGCTTTCTCAATTCGTTTTTTACACATGCCGCAATTCCCGGCAACTTCAAAACTAATAGTCGTAAGATTGCTTTGAGCAACTGAATTTTGCCCGCAAAATAATAATATAATTAAGGGTAGTATTCTAAATAAATGCATAATGATTTTAATATTGAAACAATTCTTCTAATGAATAAATTAGATTGATATCAATAAAAAATCAAATTCTAAAATTGCAATTTAAGATGTAGACGGGATCTACATAGGCGAATTGAAGTTCCTCGGCACTACTTCTCCATTTAACATCTTGATCCAGCCTTTGTTCCAAAAAAGAAATTATCCAAGGGATGATCACAACGGCAGGAGTAAAGCTAAATAGTTGCTGTAAGGATGATTGCTGTTGATCGGTGTCATTTTTCAGTTCCAATTGAACGTCTTGACACATGTCTTTGTTTTCACAACAGCTCGCGTTTTGTTCGCTATGTTCTTGATTGTGATGGTGTTCAGTGCAGAGTGGACATTGATCATGCGATACTTTTTCCTCATCTAGCACAGAAATTAATGTGCGTTTTCCACAATGATGCATATAAATCGTAGCTCCTGTACTGCATACAGAATAAATCGTCAAAAGCAATATGGCTACTATTTTCCTCATGTCTTGTTTCAAATATAGAAACTATTAAAACATTTGTGGGTAAAAAATATTAAATTTTACTTGCGAAAAAGAAACAGCGATTATATATTCGTCTAACTTAATAGTATAAACCTAATAATATTATGGAACAATTAGCTGCACATCCAAGCTTGCTGTTTATTGGCGTCGGAGGACTTACTTTGGCGGCAGGTGTGGTCATTTTTTTATTTAACAAAGTGCTTAACCGAGTTAACTAAATAAAAAAGGGGATTTTTTAAATCCCCTTTTTTTATGCCTTCTTATCCTTTGATCGACTTAATGAATTCAGGAATTCGGCTTAAGTAGTTTTCTTCGGCCAGTAATTTTACAAATGCTGTACCTACAATTGCGCCATTAGCGAAATTAGTCGCCTTTGTAAAGGTCTCTTTATCATGAATTCCAAAGCCTATTATAATCGGATTCTCTAG encodes:
- a CDS encoding response regulator, translated to MFKLKSTRLQAIVSIIVATLVIIFSYWYFTAKQKEYTGAMKEYMDLAQEKFYLIQDWEVEIQRVSKFNSLNQDISAYSRERARANINSTLEKLAATNALFDSIPKSVEPIRSVSESILDKSDLNAKRNLDTISNHLSDEQEMITNASNQMTNEVIATRSEKTNLKLAKLESTRTITLLSGIVSLLVILYVIYQIMKLSLYLSKTTAAERKLNAEFQKTTDQLEELNWVLQNSAKVYNTVNGNLSEHQIANNSLTIVREVLASHASAFYIRKIDSYELTLRDTYGLDSKQLLKTLLIGEGLVGTVAETKTAKVLDITELDQVKLSTGIIASLPAKVILFPIVFEDYCIGVLEVFGSFPSEREETILSFLGRAGRAIGSAIKSRQDQSLVEDLLTETQQQTEELEAQQEELRITNEELVYKTNLLEASEEELRVQQEELSQANKELNVKAAELETRNNDLKSAQQVVEQKIAEVEQASKYKSEFMANMSHELRTPLNSILILAKLLQDNKQKNLSEDQIKYSSVIYNAGSDLLQLINELLDLAKIESGKVDLNKETILSKEFANNIDSLFKEIADDKKIDFKIDLSEAPTEFITDEYRLEQVTKNFLSNAFKFTEKNGQVNLKIYLNQNNLNFTVTDSGIGISKEKQSLIFEAFRQEDGSTSRKYGGTGLGLSISKEIASLLGGRITLESEPNVGSKFTLIIPFEAASTFESEAFSSIPEVTAVKDLPTPVSVKPEELKKEPSVETKESSTERVILIIEDDVNFSEILKSFSENYGFTALQAYDGETGIQLAKSKLPDAIILDVMLPIADGWEVLKTLKNDEETKHIPIHMMSAASFDKKEFLEDGAIGFMSKPVSEASIQSAFENINLNLNKGVKKILLIEDQEFQSDLIKKAFAEQQINVIQAFTVESGLKKLEQEENFDCIILDIKLPDGSGLEMLDKIKSDKKYEKLPVIINTAYDLSTEQTERIMRHTQSMVLKSSKSNTRLTDEVNLFLNKLTESSYNPVKNMDKIGNHNSYGKSNLEGKCVLIADDDMRNVFALTSSLQQYNMQIEIANNGREAVQLVSDPENKIDIVLMDIMMPEMDGYEAIQLIRKDKKNNNLPIIAVTAKAMKGDREKSIELGASDYVSKPIDIDKLVSLMQVWLS
- the floA gene encoding flotillin-like protein FloA (flotillin-like protein involved in membrane lipid rafts); the protein is MDPAIQLVLIIIGAVIAIFFLLYLLPVNLWFTAQLSNVKISLLNLVLMRLRKVSPALVTNAMITSTKAGLKITSNEIETHYLAGGNVNKVIKALISADKANIPLDFKLATAIDLAGRDVFDAVQLSVNPQVINTPPVAAVAKDGIQLIAKARVTVRANINQLVGGAGEETILARVGEGIVTTIGSAMNHKEVLENPDKISKTVLSKGLDSGTAFEILSIDIADIDIGENVGAKLQTDQAEADLKVANARAEERRAMAVATEQEMRAKAQEAKAKVIEAESQVPLAMAEAFRNGNLGIMDYYKMQNIQADTDMRTSISRPNGPEKK
- a CDS encoding KdsC family phosphatase, coding for MIFQKFSQIKVVVLDVDGVLTDGTLQVTESGDQLRTFYVKDGYAMQLAEKMGLNLWVISGGKSEGVRKRLQGLGIQEIHLGVSQKMDVLNDLLAKYNLTPDQLMYVGDDMPDYEVMQVVGIAACPVDSVEDIKAIAHYMSPFKGGHGVVRDVLEKILKIQGKWGIQTHIKSV
- a CDS encoding Maf family protein, yielding MLQDKLKDISVILGSKSPRRKELLSAMDISFEVEVIETDESFDTTLDSVSIVKSIAENKLSAFDSEGYFDRLVICADTVVVDDKGSVLGKPANLAEAKSVISSLAGKPHTVYTAVAIAYRDVSLSFVEETTVWLNPLTVEEIDYYVERYKPLDKAGSYGIQEWIGRIGINKIVGSYENVIGLPTARLQQELKTIFK
- a CDS encoding TonB-dependent receptor domain-containing protein — translated: MCKKRIEKAGKDAGASAIEWSINSHLATVKLDTTKVKVAHIQKQIAAIGHDAGEFKAPDDVYKELHECCLYERLGAEEDDHEGHDHAQYQTSEGKGHDEPQHVDDDGGHNHDHDHEVTGVVVNENDKGDLNPITEVTVYWADDPAKKVKTNENGVFKITHKKPFRHLVVSHAGMQSDTVEVKNLHEIVVIQAKNNVLKEIVISRKQKSNYISKLTPNRIETLTAKELFKAACCDLSESFTTTASVDVVSSDAVTGSKQIQMLGLSGIYTQITVENLPGPRGFSAPLGLNSIAGTWIETINISKGIGSVANGFENMAGQINVELKKPHNSDKLFFNAYANNMGRTDINLNASHHINEKWSVGLLLHDNFMYNKSMNFSDNGFRDMPVGNLFSGINRWHFENGKGIIAQFGLKFLHDDRVGGQIDFDEKTDKYGTDVYGLGFKNQRIEGFGKLGYVFPTNKHRSIGLQLSASRFKQESFFGLQAYDNEQKSLYANLLFQDILGSVTHKYKVGASVQMDKYDEDMAKYLAGQTQYRYNFGRQETTTGVFAEYTYSPTEKFDAVLGIRQDYNNLYGWFTTPRAVLRYQPTLGTTLRLSSGRGQRTANIFAENLGIFASSRQISNMNGLINGENAYGLKPEVSWNTGLTIDQNFQLFGRESGVSVELFHNRFQNQVVIDYEDPYQVSFYNLDGKSFSNSIQAEFRFMPLQHFEARMAYRLLDVQTDYNVGRLEKPLNAKHRGFLNLAYNLHSGWAFDYTLNIVGKKRLPSTASKPDAYQAVTQSKGYVTMNAQVSRTFGKNKNFDIYVGGENLTNFYQKDPILAYNDPFGTNFDTNLVWGPITGRMFYTGIRYHIK